One genomic window of Mercenaria mercenaria strain notata chromosome 2, MADL_Memer_1, whole genome shotgun sequence includes the following:
- the LOC123563474 gene encoding zinc transporter ZIP1-like, with amino-acid sequence MASTAKLSSIGIIFLMSSLCGVILPYLVLRFLRRKYRKSTEMLNNVLSILNCFSGGVFFSTSILALLPEAREQVEEAGLKLIDNNNYPTAELFLGFGFLIILIIENVTISCHRNRSKTDSNQYDIAKKEQSTKNDQSGQVIVTSFSQATSHMNDVNDISTESQKDEQNTNKEKYGDEMTNLRNIVMLLALSIHMVFDGLELGLLDKENKVWSVLLALGVHKILILFGMGLKMCESTTFVKFAVAMVYLSLVSPAGVGIGIFLTSQGENLTILQTSAILQSLAVGTFIYVAFFEILLKEFISSEGNRIFKTSATVFGFALFAVVSYLMPD; translated from the coding sequence atggcTTCTACCGCAAAGCTGTCATCGATAGGAATCATTTTCCTTATGTCAAGTTTATGTGGAGTCATTCTGCCGTACTTGGTGCTGCGCTTTCTTCGAAGAAAATACAGAAAGTCAACGGAAATGTTGAACAACGTTCTAAGTATATTAAACTGTTTTTCTGGAGGCGTGTTTTTCTCAACTTCCATTTTGGCGCTTCTTCCTGAGGCACGAGAACAGGTTGAAGAAGCAGGATTAAAGTTAATCGATAATAACAATTATCCAACTGCGGAACTTTTTCTTGGCTTTGGATTTTTGATAATATTGATAATAGAAAATGTCACGATCTCCTGCCACAGAAATCGCTCAAAAACAGATAGTAACCAGTACGATATTGCCAAGAAGGAGCAATCGACCAAAAATGACCAAAGTGGGCAGGTGATTGTTACATCTTTTTCACAGGCAACATCACACATGAATGATGTAAACGATATTTCCACCGAATCGCAAAAAGACGAACAAAATACGAACAAAGAAAAGTATGGAGACGAAATGACAAACTTGCGCAATATAGTTATGTTGTTAGCTCTTTCCATCCATATGGTTTTTGACGGATTGGAGTTGGGACTTCTGGACAAAGAAAATAAAGTGTGGTCAGTTCTTCTGGCTTTGGGTGTTCATAAAATTCTCATTTTATTCGGCATGGGACTTAAGATGTGTGAAAGTACCACGTTCGTTAAATTTGCAGTTGCAATGGTGTATTTATCTTTAGTATCGCCAGCTGGCGTTGGTATAGGCATTTTCCTTACGTCGCAGGGAGAAAACCTTACAATACTGCAGACATCGGCTATTCTCCAGTCGTTAGCTGTTGGAACTTTCATTTATGTtgcattttttgaaatattgctaAAAGAGTTTATATCTAGTGAAGGAAACAGAATCTTTAAAACCAGCGCCACTGTGTTTGGTTTTGCATTATTTGCTGTAGTAAGTTACCTTATGCCCGATTga
- the LOC123563476 gene encoding uncharacterized protein LOC123563476 isoform X1 has translation MNGILIFGVLLTLSLNLNSGGAVGSCEDVDHQACVSMATQNTNMCSDSVLATTVCPNYCNRCPMTCYNCNISTADVSACNTVTCSNNKVCMIKEIKSMRTGQHRYTLGCETEAVCDGERKRSLESRSVHIDCCVQDLCNNPSLSESTTMGTFSKPQISPRDSTTHGMVTKSHTSPGTTTPEQQSLDCSKSTHGSTYVLYANKHINAPFTHAYHNLTATECKNHCSYTPTCRGFNYYTYYAGGVCQLISFTPYDKLHSVSSYEGCNYYFRKCF, from the exons ATGAATGGAATATTAATTTTCG GTGTTCTGCTTACTCTCTCTCTAAATTTGAATTCTGGCGGAGCTGTTGGATCGTGCGAGGACGTTGATCATCAGGCTTGTGTTTCTAtggcaacacaaaatacaaacatGTGTTCAGACTCAGTGCTGGCTACAACTGTATGTCCAAACTATTGTAATCGCTGTC CTATGACCTGTTACAACTGTAATATATCAACAGCCGACGTGAGTGCTTGTAATACAGTGACATGCAGCAATAACAAG GTATGTATGATAAAGGAGATAAAATCAATGCGAACCGGACAACACAGATACACGTTAGGATGTGAAACGGAAGCG GTATGTGATGGTGAAAGAAAACGATCGCTGGAATCTCGTTCTGTTCACATTGATTGCTGTGTGCAAGATCTTTGTAACAATCCATCTCTAAGTGAATCTACAACCATGGGTACATTCTCAAAACCCCAAATATCTCCAAGGGACTCTACGACCCATGGTATGGTTACAAAATCTCACACATCACCAGGTACCACAACACCCGAACAACAATCATTAG ACTGTTCGAAATCAACGCACGGGTCCACGTACGTCCTTTACGCCAATAAGCACATAAACGCTCCATTCACTCATGCCTACCATAACCTTACCGCCACAGAGTGCAAGAATCACTGTTCGTACACCCCGACTTGTCGAGGATTTAACTACTACACATACTACGCTGGAGGGGTATGCCAGCTGATATCGTTTACCCCGTATGATAAACTACATTCTGTCAGTTCCTACGAAGGATGTAACTactatttcagaaaatgtttctAA
- the LOC123563476 gene encoding uncharacterized protein LOC123563476 isoform X2 codes for MATQNTNMCSDSVLATTVCPNYCNRCPMTCYNCNISTADVSACNTVTCSNNKVCMIKEIKSMRTGQHRYTLGCETEAVCDGERKRSLESRSVHIDCCVQDLCNNPSLSESTTMGTFSKPQISPRDSTTHGMVTKSHTSPGTTTPEQQSLDCSKSTHGSTYVLYANKHINAPFTHAYHNLTATECKNHCSYTPTCRGFNYYTYYAGGVCQLISFTPYDKLHSVSSYEGCNYYFRKCF; via the exons AtggcaacacaaaatacaaacatGTGTTCAGACTCAGTGCTGGCTACAACTGTATGTCCAAACTATTGTAATCGCTGTC CTATGACCTGTTACAACTGTAATATATCAACAGCCGACGTGAGTGCTTGTAATACAGTGACATGCAGCAATAACAAG GTATGTATGATAAAGGAGATAAAATCAATGCGAACCGGACAACACAGATACACGTTAGGATGTGAAACGGAAGCG GTATGTGATGGTGAAAGAAAACGATCGCTGGAATCTCGTTCTGTTCACATTGATTGCTGTGTGCAAGATCTTTGTAACAATCCATCTCTAAGTGAATCTACAACCATGGGTACATTCTCAAAACCCCAAATATCTCCAAGGGACTCTACGACCCATGGTATGGTTACAAAATCTCACACATCACCAGGTACCACAACACCCGAACAACAATCATTAG ACTGTTCGAAATCAACGCACGGGTCCACGTACGTCCTTTACGCCAATAAGCACATAAACGCTCCATTCACTCATGCCTACCATAACCTTACCGCCACAGAGTGCAAGAATCACTGTTCGTACACCCCGACTTGTCGAGGATTTAACTACTACACATACTACGCTGGAGGGGTATGCCAGCTGATATCGTTTACCCCGTATGATAAACTACATTCTGTCAGTTCCTACGAAGGATGTAACTactatttcagaaaatgtttctAA
- the LOC123562024 gene encoding uncharacterized protein LOC123562024 — protein sequence MNKEQKVLIRQHGNITQVCSHTCALDLVLSAGSVCTRQVEHKSSALVQSAEHVLLAPFSQVVHEEQQFGRQWQKARSLKRLKEDFKEDAVELKVWQRNLLHELEFQHSRKDTRTINWIYDQQGNNGKTWLTKYLVANRGAISFQNGKTCDIAYMYHDQEYVVFDLVRSSQEHINYEIIEMIKNGLMNSTKYRSKVKIFREPVVTVMSNTLPCIKKISKDRLNVKYIENDCLQVPELCYCTLCKKDD from the exons ACAAGTCTGTTCACATACATGCGCGCTTGATTTGGTGCTCAGTGCAGGTTCAGTGTGTACCAGACAAGTAGAACATAAATCAAGTGCACTGGTGCAGAGTGCAGAACATGTTCTCCTTGCACCTTTTTCCCAGGTGGTGCATGAGGAACAACAATTTGGCCGACAATGGCAGAAAG CACGATCCCTTAAGAGGCTTAAGGAGGACTTCAAGGAAGATGCCGTTGAGCTTAAGGTATGGCAGAGAAATCTCCTGCATGAACTCGAATTCCAACACAGCCGCAAGGACACGAGGACTATAAACTGGATATATGACCAACAAGGGAACAACGGAAAAACATGGTTAACAAAATACTTAGTAGCCAACAGGGGTGCAATAAGTTTCCAAAATGGAAAAACATGTGATATAGCTTATATGTACCACGATCAAGAATATGTAGTATTTGATTTAGTAAGAAGTAGCCAGGAACacattaattatgaaattatagagATGATAAAAAATGGACTGATGAACAGCACAAAGTACAGATCGAAAGTAAAAATATTCAGAGAACCAGTAGTAACAGTTATGAGCAACACACTACCATGCATCAAGAAAATAAGTAAAGACAGATTGAATGTTAAATACATAGAAAATGATTGCCTACAAGTACCAGAATTGTGTTACTGCACATTATGTAAAAAAGATGATTAA